In Myxococcales bacterium, the genomic window CTCGAACACCAGCTGCAGCGAGTCGCGGCGCGCGGCGTTTCGCGCATCGAGCTCGAACACCTGGCGCGCGAGGTTCGCGCGGCATTCAAGCGAGAACCACGCCCAAAGGGCCTGCCCACCCCCTCACCGCGCGTCCCGGCGGGCTCCATCGGGGAGCGCGAGGAGGTCGCTCAGGCGCTTTCGGCAGAGCAGGGAAACATCACGCGTGCCGCCGCCCGCTTGCACCTCACTCGGCACGGCCTCAAGAAGAAGATGCTGCGCTTGGGGCTGCGGGAGCCCAAGGCATCGGGAGGCTCTGCATGAAGCGCTTGGTGTTATCGATGTTCGCGACGTTCGCGCTTGCTTGCGGCTCGGACGACGCCGAGGTCGTGGGCAGCGGAGGAACCGCGAGCGGCGGAACCAGCGCGACCGGAGGCGCAACGACCGGAGGCGCAGGGGGAACTTCGAGCGGAGGAGCTTCGAGCGGAGGAGCTTCGAGCGGGGGGAGCGGCGGCGGCGCCGCCGGCACGACCACCGGCGGAAGCGGCGGCAGTGCGGGTGCGCCGGACTGCCTGACGAAGGCCCAAGGGGTGGAGGTCGCGGACGTCGATCTGGACGGTTTCCCTTCGTACTCCGTCGACGGATGCCAGCTGGCCTACGTATCCGCCAAGAACAAGACTCTGATCTTGCGTGACCTCGCGAGCGGCAGCGAGACGGAAGTCGCGCTCGCCGCTGAGTCTCCGCGCCGCCCGAGCCTCGCGGGGGACGTGCTGACCTGGGAAGCTGACGTGTCGGGCAAGGGTGTGGTGCGCGTGCGTAACGGCGGGGCGACCACGACGCTGAGTGGTGGGTTCGATCACGCGGGGGAACCCCGCGCTACGACGGACGCGGTGGTGTTCACCGGCTGGACGAGCAGCGCGAGCGACGGGGACACCGAGGTGTTCTTGTATTCGACGTCGACCAAGGCCGTCACGCTCGTCGCCGGAGGCAAGGGGCAGCAGCGCTTCGCGGACGTCTCCATGACACACGTGGCGATCAGCGACTTCTCGGAAGATCCCAGCGGAACCTACGCTGGGGACGGCACGACGCTGGCCAACATCATCGTCGTCGATCGCAAGACCCTGGACGTGTCGGTGCGCAAGGTCGCCGGCAAGCAGGCGTTCCCGATGCTGGGCTCGAGCGGCAGCCTCGCGTACCTGGAGTGGGTGACTGTGCACCCGGTGCCGAAGCTGCAGGAGTACACGATTCGAGCGGTGCCCATCACGACACTGATGGCACCGGGCATCGAAATTGCGAGTGTGCAATCAGAACAGGCAGTGCGACCGACTGCCCACGCGGGTGTCGCCGAGTGGGTCGTGCGCTGGAGCAGTCAGAGCACGCTGTGGCGCGCCGAGCTCGACGGCTCGAAACCACCTCTCGCGCTTCAGCTGGGCAGCATCGAGGTGCTGCACGCTCCCAGCTCGGCCAGCAGCATGACCGTTCTGGCCGTGCGCAAGACCGCGGCGAGCGCGCCCGCGCTGCTCGCCATCCCGCGCTAGCGAAGCAGTGAGAACGAGAGCCAGGCCGCGATCGCCAAGATCGCGACGCCCAACCCGCGCACCATCTTTTCCAAGACCTCGGCGCGGAAACGCTCGCGGTGGCGATGGGCCAGGGTCGCCACCAGCAAGAACCAGAGCACGATGCCGGCAAAGCTGCCGAGCGCGAGCCAGGGCACGCGACGGGCGTCAGCGCTCAGCCACGCATTGCCGTAGGCCACCGCCGCAACGGCGCTCCACGTGGCGAGGAACGCGGGATTGAGCGCGACCAACATGAACCCGGTCGCGAAATTCCCTGCGACCGGCGCGGCGTCCGGTCCTGCGCCCGCCGTTCGACGTTTGAAGACCAACCAGAGACCCAGCACGGTCAGCAGCACGACGCTGGCCACTCGCAGCGTGACGACGATGTGGGGGTGCGCGTCCAGCACGGCAGCAAAACCCCAGAACGCGAGCGCCACGTAGATGCTCTCGGCCAGGGCACCACCGCTCGCCAGCGAGAGCGCGCTCCGCCTTCGTCCCTCGAGCCCGCTGGCGATCACGAGCAAGAGCAGCGGACCCGCCGCCGGGATCGAACCCAGGAACCCGAGCACGACCCCCAGGCCGAGTGCAAAGAGCACCATGCTGCGCCGTACGCTAACCCAAAGAGTCCACGCCGAATGCTCAAAGGAGTATGGAGTGAGGCATGAAGAAGGTGGTCGTGCACCGGGCGGGCTCTTACGACCGGCTGGTGATCGAAGAGCACGCGCCGCTCGAGCCCGGTCCGGGCGAGGTCCTGGTCGACGTGCGCGCCATCGGCGTGAACTACGCCGACTGCATCGTGCGCATGGGGCTGTATTCTTCGGCCAAGAAGTACGTCGGCTGGCCCATCACCCCCGGCTTCGAGTTCGCCGGTGTGGTGAAGGCGCTGGGCATCGGGGCGAAGGCGCCGGCGCCCGGCAGCGAGGTCTTCGGCGTCACACGTTTCAACGCCTACGCGACCGAGGTCGTGGCGCCCGAGCATCAGGTCTTTCCGATGCCGAGCGGGGTCGATCTGAATCACGCGGCAGGTTTCCCGGGAGTGTTCTTGACCGCGTACTTCGCCCTGGTCGAGCTATGTCGCCTGCGGCCGGGCATGAAGCTCCTGGTTCACTCCGCGGCCGGCGGCGTCGGCGGGGCGCTGACGCAGATCGCCTGCCTGCACGGCGCCGAGGTCGTCGGGGTCGTCGGTAGTGCACACAAGGTCGACTCCGCGCGCTCCCACGGCGCCAAATTCGTGATCGACAAGAGCACGGCTGATCTATGGGCGCTCGCCGAGCGTTACGCTCCGGATGGATACGACGTCGTGCTCGACGCAAACGGAGTAGAGACCCTCGGCCAGAGCTACGAACACTTGAAGGCGGCGGGGCGACTGGTGATCTACGGCTTTCACACCATGATGCCGAAGTCCGGCGGCAAGCCGAACTACGGCAAGCTCGCGGTCGATTGGCTGCGGACCCCGCGCTTCAACCCGCTCGCGATGACCGAGCAGAATCGCAGCGTCATGGCGTTCAACCTGTCGTACCTGTTCGACGAAGCCTCGGTGCTCGAAGAGGGTATGCGTGCGCTGCTCGCGTGGCTGAACGAGGGGAAACTCCGCCCACACGCCGTGCAGACTTTCGCGTTCGAAGAGGTCCGGAAGGCACATCAGTTGTTGGAGTCCGGCACGACGGTCGGCAAGCTCGTGCTCACCACGGATCGCGCCGGGTGAGCGTCGAAGCCGCCGGCGACCGCCGGCCCCGAGGGCGGCTCGTGGAGGCGCACGGACCGCGCGTTCTTCGCCCCACCGCGAGCCTCGCTCGGCGAGATTTGCTGGAGCTTCGCCGGCGTGCTTGGCTGCGCCGCCATGAAGCTCCAGATCCTGTTGGGCGCGCTGTGGGTGCTCGGCGCGGTGACCCCCCTCGCATGCGGCAGTGAAGGTGGGGGCGGCGGCGCAACCAGTGGCGGCGCTGCGGGCGCCGGCGCCAGCGGCGGAATCGGCGGAATCGGCGGTGGCGGCACGGCCGGCGACGCAAGCGTGGGCGGCAGCGCAGGAGACGCCGCCTCCGACGCACCATTCGGGGATGGCAACGTCGCGAAGCCAGAAGCGGCGGACATCTCGTTCAAGGCGGTGAACCCCGTGCCGACCGGCGAGCAGCTGTTGTTCAACGACTGGAACCCGCAGCCGAACGCCGTCTTCTCCATCAAGCCGGACGGCAGCGGCGAGACCAAGCTGTTCGAGGCCTACCGCGTGTGGTCGATGGGCGTCGCGCACGACGTCTCGAAGATCGCCTTCGCCTGCGGTGACCCGCTCCAGAACGAGCACTACGGGATCAACATCGGCGACGCCATTCAACACACGTGGCTCTACGACGTGGGGCAACAGAGCGCGTCGGTGCTGGCGTGGGGCAACATCAACGACGAGTGCCACGATTTCAATCAGAAGAACGACTCGTTGGTGATCTGCCGGCGACGAGATTTCACTGCGGCGGGAGGCAACAAGACCTATCGCGTCGGCCGCCTGGCGCTCACGGGGGC contains:
- a CDS encoding zinc-binding dehydrogenase; this translates as MKKVVVHRAGSYDRLVIEEHAPLEPGPGEVLVDVRAIGVNYADCIVRMGLYSSAKKYVGWPITPGFEFAGVVKALGIGAKAPAPGSEVFGVTRFNAYATEVVAPEHQVFPMPSGVDLNHAAGFPGVFLTAYFALVELCRLRPGMKLLVHSAAGGVGGALTQIACLHGAEVVGVVGSAHKVDSARSHGAKFVIDKSTADLWALAERYAPDGYDVVLDANGVETLGQSYEHLKAAGRLVIYGFHTMMPKSGGKPNYGKLAVDWLRTPRFNPLAMTEQNRSVMAFNLSYLFDEASVLEEGMRALLAWLNEGKLRPHAVQTFAFEEVRKAHQLLESGTTVGKLVLTTDRAG
- a CDS encoding LysE family transporter yields the protein MVLFALGLGVVLGFLGSIPAAGPLLLLVIASGLEGRRRSALSLASGGALAESIYVALAFWGFAAVLDAHPHIVVTLRVASVVLLTVLGLWLVFKRRTAGAGPDAAPVAGNFATGFMLVALNPAFLATWSAVAAVAYGNAWLSADARRVPWLALGSFAGIVLWFLLVATLAHRHRERFRAEVLEKMVRGLGVAILAIAAWLSFSLLR
- a CDS encoding PD40 domain-containing protein; amino-acid sequence: MKLQILLGALWVLGAVTPLACGSEGGGGGATSGGAAGAGASGGIGGIGGGGTAGDASVGGSAGDAASDAPFGDGNVAKPEAADISFKAVNPVPTGEQLLFNDWNPQPNAVFSIKPDGSGETKLFEAYRVWSMGVAHDVSKIAFACGDPLQNEHYGINIGDAIQHTWLYDVGQQSASVLAWGNINDECHDFNQKNDSLVICRRRDFTAAGGNKTYRVGRLALTGAFEWLGLGEDDTATTLELHPQLSADEGTLHYTLIKIAGGKQQRSIVKKTLPGGAPETVRADASGAVLSPDGTRLLFADSLQKSALYSMKLDGSDVLKVATRNGTSPVWSPDGTKVAYLWGETQGCSHIEVVLADGSQADAPTRVRECGSSFVTELSWVVKP